In a single window of the Pseudogemmatithrix spongiicola genome:
- a CDS encoding DUF2231 domain-containing protein, with amino-acid sequence MSFLPTPLHPAVVHFPIVFAVLAPIFAIGALIAIRRGSRPLVAWGMTTVLVAGLAGSSWLALETGEQQEDRVEAVVPEPAFEAHEESAEAFLAASIALLAITLVGFAPRGVGTAGRALTVVGAVVLMGMGYRVGHSGGALVYEHNAGAAYAAPGGDVSVVRPSRPR; translated from the coding sequence ATGTCGTTCCTGCCTACCCCGCTGCACCCCGCTGTCGTCCACTTCCCGATCGTGTTCGCGGTGCTGGCTCCAATCTTCGCGATTGGCGCGCTGATTGCCATCAGGCGCGGCAGCCGGCCCTTGGTGGCGTGGGGCATGACCACCGTGCTCGTCGCAGGCCTCGCGGGCAGTTCGTGGTTGGCCTTGGAGACCGGCGAGCAGCAGGAAGATCGCGTTGAGGCGGTGGTGCCCGAGCCCGCGTTCGAAGCGCACGAGGAGTCCGCCGAGGCCTTCTTGGCGGCGTCGATCGCCCTACTGGCCATCACGCTGGTCGGGTTCGCGCCGCGCGGCGTGGGCACCGCTGGCCGCGCGCTGACGGTCGTGGGCGCCGTGGTCCTGATGGGGATGGGGTATCGCGTCGGGCACAGCGGCGGCGCGTTGGTCTACGAACACAATGCGGGTGCGGCCTATGCCGCGCCGGGCGGCGACGTCAGTGTCGTCCGCCCGTCCAGACCGCGATGA
- a CDS encoding helix-turn-helix transcriptional regulator translates to MIPILSAVAVLGTLDLISDAPTTWKSMHVLLELSLIAVSAGGAIALAAGWGRAADSLAQSRRELRAERAEAAEWRAKAESALHGFRAAIQEQFGRWGLTPVEQEVAMLILQGLGHKQIAFATNRSERTVRQHAVAVYQKSGLAGRAELAAFFLEGLRGGAD, encoded by the coding sequence GTGATTCCCATTCTCAGCGCGGTCGCCGTGCTGGGAACGCTCGACCTCATCTCTGACGCCCCGACGACGTGGAAGTCGATGCACGTGCTGCTCGAGCTCTCGCTGATCGCCGTCAGCGCAGGCGGCGCGATTGCCCTCGCTGCCGGCTGGGGCCGCGCGGCCGACTCGCTGGCCCAGAGCCGCCGCGAGCTGCGCGCCGAACGCGCCGAGGCGGCGGAGTGGCGCGCCAAGGCGGAGTCGGCCCTGCACGGCTTCCGCGCGGCCATCCAGGAGCAGTTCGGCCGCTGGGGGCTCACGCCGGTCGAGCAGGAAGTCGCGATGCTGATCCTGCAGGGGCTGGGCCACAAACAGATTGCGTTCGCCACGAATCGCAGCGAACGCACGGTACGCCAACATGCAGTGGCGGTGTACCAGAAATCTGGACTTGCGGGCCGCGCGGAACTCGCGGCGTTCTTCCTTGAAGGACTGCGGGGCGGCGCCGACTAG